A window of Nicotiana tabacum cultivar K326 chromosome 24, ASM71507v2, whole genome shotgun sequence contains these coding sequences:
- the LOC142178307 gene encoding uncharacterized protein LOC142178307 produces MKVQADKRRTDRTYAIGDWVYVKLQPYRQLSLKQHGFQKLSSKYFGPFKILDRLKKKIRSHSATVTLPIVLSEAGHVLLEPESILDRRIIQKNGRVVSQILVKWFNATPEDSA; encoded by the exons ATGAAGGTGCAAGCTGATAAACGAAGGACTGACAGGACATATGCAATAGGAGATTGGGTCTATGTCAAGCTACAGCCCTACAGACAACTTTCTCTAAAGCAGCATGGTTTTCAGAAACTATCATCCAAATATTTTGGACCCTTCAAGATCCTTGATAGA ctgaaaaagaagataagGTCTCACTCAGCCACAGTCACTTTGCCTATAGTACTTTCAGAAGCTGGTCATGTGTTGCTAGAACCTGAGTCCATACTTGATAGACGGATAATTCAGAAGAATGGGAGAGTTGTATCCCAAATTCTAGTCAAATGGTTTAATGCCACACCTGAGGACAGTGCATGA
- the LOC142178308 gene encoding uncharacterized protein LOC142178308, which yields MKHRVTRDYPRWGEYVAYLYARFGSELFDDPMGDFKDLRVELSEEYVVSYFVRGLKAEIGLPIKMLAPRTLAKAISLSKIQEQTLIVQKQVFMATSIPSYSTKNTPKFPCVNSQFPKYTASMPSKFSQPSSRPPNVLTTSIKPTYRNTKKLTPAEMEERRSKGLCYNCNEKYRFGHVCKNMRQFFSMEVEEEIEEVELEDEVMLDSPELITMIGQGLETNVEGSILPHVSVHAMNGLHDFRTMRVIVSVKGKDVRVLIDIGSTHNFLDLNTGNKLGCVLTTIDVSVADGKKKNEIEKIVNEMLVFGVIRHSTSHYSSPIVMVKKKDESWRLCVDYRELNNCTVKDKFPIPVIKELLDELHGAKYFSKLDLSWDDHLLHLEKAFKVRGVLDWPLPTTIKGRRGFLGLTGYYRRFIKGYGIIERPLNDLLKKENFQWNPAATAAFEDLKLAITSAPILALSDFSKEFTMETDVSGRGIGAVLAQDNRPIAFLARDYQTRTRHYLSIKGSSYKKGKENIVADALSRKEEYIQLYSISGVNSDLLDTVKAIWRQEPALKHLIQSIQDMHVNKPYYKFQNGILSRKNKLMVGVNSIIRAQLISFYHDCPMGGHSALQPP from the exons ATGAAGCATCGAGTGACTAGAGACTATCCTCGTTGGGGTGAGTATGTAGCTTATTTGTATGCCAGATTTGGATCTGAACTGTTTGACGATCCCATGGGAGACTTCAAGGACTTGAG AGTAGAATTATCAGAGGAGTATGTTGTTAGTTATTTTGTTAGAGGATTGAAAGCAGAAATTGGTTTACCTATCAAAATGTTAGCACCCAGAACTTTAGCTAAGGCGATTAGTCTATCCAAAATTCAGGAACAAACATTGATAGTACAGAAGCAAGTTTTCATGGCCACCTCAATTCCATCTTATTCAACCAAAAACACTCCAAAATTTCCTTGTGTTAACTCTCAGTTCCCTAAATACACTGCCTCAATGCCCTCCAAATTTAGCCAACCTTCCAGTAGACCTCCAAATGTTCTTACCACATCCATAAAACCTACCTACAGAAATACCAAGAAATTAACTCCAGCTGAAATGGAGGAAAGGAGGAGTAAGGGACTATGTTATAATTGTAATGAGAAGTATAGATTTGGGCATGTATGTAAGAACATGAGGCAATTTTTTTCTATGGAGGTGGAGGAGGAAATAGAAGAAGTTGAGTTGGAAGATGAAGTGATGTTAGACTCACCAGAATTGATAACAATGATAGGTCAAGGGTTAGAGACTAATGTTGAGGGGTCTATTCTACCTCATGTATCAGTCCATGCCATGAATGGACTGCATGATTTTAGAACTATGAGGGTAATTGTATCAGTCAAGGGTAAGGATGTGCGGGTTCTAATTGATATAGGGAGCACTCATAATTTCTTGGATCTTAACACTGGCAATAAGTTGGGATGTGTTTTGACAACTATTGATGTATCTGTTGCTGATGGAAAGAAG aaaaatgaGATTGAAAAGATAGTGAATGAGATGCTAGTCTTTGGAGTTATTAGGCACAGCACCAGCCACTATTCATCTCCTATTGTGATGGTAAAAAAGAAGGATGAATCATGGCGATTGTGTGTAGATTACAGAGAGTTGAACAACTGTACAGTGAAGGACAAGTTCCCCATTCCTGTGATTAAAGAATTGCTGGATGAACTTCATGGTGCCAAATACTTCTCTAAGCTGGATTTAAG ttgggatgaccatctgtTACATTTAGAGAAAGCTTTCAAG GTTCGGGGTGTGCTGGATTGGCCACTACCCACTACCATAAAAGGTCGAAGGGGATTCTTAGGGTTGACAGGCTACTATAGGAGGTTTATCAAAGGATATGGCATCATTGAAAGACCCCTCAATGATCTACTCAAAAAGGAGAATTTTCAGTGGAATCCTGCAGCAACTGCtgcatttgaagatttgaaactAGCTATTACTTCAGCTCCTATATTAGCTCTTTCAGATTTTTCAAAGGAATTCACAATGGAAACGGATGTTTCTGGTAGAGGAATTGGAGCTGTTTTAGCACAAGACAACAGACCAATTGCCTTTTTAGCAAGGGATTATCAGACAAGAACAAGGCATTATCTGTCTATAAAAGGGAGCT CCTACAAGAAGGGGAAGGAGAACATTGTAGCTGATGCCTTGTCCAGAAAAGAAGAGTACATTCAGCTTTACAGCATCTCTGGTGTCAACTCAGATCTTTTAGACACAGTTAAAGCCATATGGAGGCAAGAACCTGCACTTAAACATCTTATCCAATCCATACAGGATATGCATGTCAACAAACCTTATTACAAATTCCAAAATGGGATCTTGAGCAGGAAGAACAAACTGATGGTAGGAGTTAATTCCATAATCAGAGCTCAACTTATCTCCTTTTACCATGACTGCCCTATGGGTGGCCACTCTGCATTACAGCCACCTTAA